The sequence GCAGATCTGCGGTGGCTCGCAGGCCTGCCCGCACGGTGTTCCCGGCCTCCAGCAGCTGGCGCACGACGTGCGATCCCAGAAAGCCGTTGGCGCCCACGACCAGATGGGTATTTTCCATAAGCGCAGAATCCCTGTTATGTCATTTTTATGGATCGCAGCCAGTGTAGTTGATGATCACTATTTACGCTGGGAGATCGCCGCAAATGCATGTTCGATTGCCTCAAAGGCAGGTATAATCGCGGGCTTTCTAATATCTGCTCGCCATGAAGAAGGTGACAGATTCAATTCGTCCATCTTCCGAGCGACCCTGTATGTCAGATTCTATTTCCGCGTTGCGCAATATCGCGATCATCGCCCACGTTGACCACGGCAAAACCACACTGGTGGACAAGCTGTTGAGCCAGTCCGGTACGCTTGATCGCCGCAACCAGGATGCCGAGCGCATCATGGACTCCAACGACCAGGAAAAAGAGCGCGGTATCACCATCCTGGCCAAGAATACGGCGATTCGCTGGAACGACTATCGTATTAACATCGTGGATACCCCTGGACACGCCGACTTCGGTGGTGAGGTCGAGCGCGTGATGTCGATGGTGGACTCGGTATTGCTGCTGGTCGACGCGGTAGACGGCCCCATGCCGCAAACCCGCTTTGTGACCCAGAAAGCTTTCGAGCGTGGCCTGAAGCCGATTGTGGTCGTTAACAAGGTTGACCGCCCCGGTTCGCGTCCGGACTGGGTAATCGATCAGGTCTTTGATCTGTTTGACCGCCTCGGTGCCACCGATGAGCAGTTGGACTTCCCCATTGTGTATGCGTCGGCACTGAATGGTGTGGCGGGCATGGAGCCGGATCAACTGGCGGATGACATGACGCCGCTGTTTGAAATGATCGTGGATAAAGTCCCCGTGCCTGAAGTCGATATTGACGGCCCGCTGCAAATGCAGATTTCGGCGCTGGACTACAACAGCTATGTGGGTGTTATCGGTGTGGGCCGTATTACCCGCGGCAGCATGAAGCCCAACGAGCAGGTTGTGGTGGTTGGTGCTGACGGCAAACAGCGCAAAGGGCGCGTGTTGACCATTATGGGTTACCACGGGCTGGAGCGCGTGGAAGTTGAGCGTGCTCAAGCGGGCGATATTGTCTGTATCACCGGTATTGAAGGCCTGAATATTTCCGACACGCTGTGTGCGCCGTCGACCCCTGAAGCGCTGCCGCCACTGAGTGTGGATGAGCCTACTGTCAGCATGACTTTCCAGGTCAACGACTCGCCGTTTGCAGGTAAAGAAGGAAAGTTTGTCACCTCGCGCAATATCAAAGATCGCCTGGATCAGGAGCTGATCCACAATGTGGCACTGCGCGTTGAGCAGGGCGACAGTCCCGACAAATTCAAGGTTTCCGGTCGCGGCGAGCTGCACCTGTCAGTACTGATTGAAACCATGCGCCGCGAAGGCTTTGAGTTGGGTGTTTCCCGCCCCGAAGTGGTACAGAAAGAAATCGACGGTGTTCTGCAAGAGCCGTACGAGCAGGTAGTGATTGATGTGGAAGAGCAGCATCAAGGCGCTGTAATGGAAGAGTTGGGCCTGCGTCGTGCTGAGCTGACCAACATGGAGCCCGATGGCAAAGGTCGCGTGAAGCTGGAATTTATTGCGCCGGCTCGCGGCCTGATTGGTTTCCGTGGCCAGTTCCTGACGCTGACTTCTGGCAGCGGCATTATGACCACCGTCTTCGATCACTACGGTGAGGTGAAGGGCGGTGAAATGGCCGGTCGCCAGAACGGTGTCCTGGTCTCTATGGTCAAAGGCAAGACACTGGCCTACGGCCTGTTTAATCTTCAGGATCGCGGTCGTCTGTTTCTCGGTCATGCCGAAGAGATCTACGAAGGCCAGATTATTGGTCTGCACAGCCGCAGCAACGACCTGGTGGTAAACCCGACCAAGGCCAAGCAGCTGACCAACGTGCGAGCGTCCGGTACCGACGATGCGCTGACGCTGACGCCGCCAGTCCGTCACACACTCGAGCAGGCGCTGGAATTCATCGAGGACGACGAGCTGGTCGAGGTGACACCCAAAAGCATTCGCCTGCGCAAGAAGCTGCTGACCGAAAACGAGCGCAAACGCGCCGCCAAGTAAACGCCAAGGCAGTCGGTGCGGCAGGCGCCGCCCGACTGCGCTACACTGACAGGCAACCTTGTTGTTGTCTGCTCAGGCGTGGTTATGCTGGCTCTATATCCCGATATCAAACCTTATAAAACGCAGCACCTGTCGGTGCAGCCCCCTCATCAGCTTTATATTGAAGAGTCCGGCAACCCGGATGGCATTCCGGTGCTGTTCGTGCACGGTGGGCCGGGCGGGGGTTGCAGTCCCAAGGGGCGCTGTTTTTTCGACCCCGATGTGTATCGCATCATCCTGTTTGATCAGCGCGGCTGTGGTCGCTCAACTCCCCATGCCTGTCTGGACGAGAATCATACCTTGGCGCTGGTCGAGGACATGGAGGTCATCCGCGAGCATTTGGGCGTTCACCAATGGATGCTGTTCGGCGGTTCCTGGGGTTCCACGCTGAGTCTGGTATACGCCCAGCGCTACCCGAAGCGGGTGCTGGCGATGATACTCCGGGGAATTTTTCTCTGCCGCCCGCAGGACCTGCAGTGGTTTTATGCAGAGGGCGGGGCCAGTCGTTTATTCCCCGATTACTGGCAGGAATTTGACGAAGCCGCACACCGCCAAGGCGATGAAAATTGGATGGAAGCCTATCATCGGCAACTGCACGGTGATAATGAGTTGGCCCGCATGTCGGCAGCCAAAGCTTGGTGTCACTGGGAGGCACGTTGTTCGACGCTGCGCCCCAGCCATGATCTGGAGGCCCAGATTATGGATACCCACAGTGCGGTGGCGATGTCGCACATCGAAAATCATTTCTTCCTCAACGACGCTTTCCTGCTGGCGCAGCGGCAACTGGAAAACCTCGACGCCATTGCGGAGATTCCCGGCGTGATCGTCCACGGCCGCTACGATATGATTTGTCCGCTCGATAATGCCCAGTATCTTCACGAGCGCTGGCCGGCTTCAGAGCTGTTGGTCGTACGCGAGGCGGGGCATTCTGCCTTCGAGCCCGGCATTACCGATGCACTCATAAAAGCTACCGAGGAAATTGCCGTACTGCTGGCGAGGCAGTTTAACGGCGAAGGTGCCTGAGTATTTAGCAAACCCGTCAGGAGTACGATGAAAGCCTTATTGCAGCGTGTGCGTCAGGCCCGTGTGGATGTGAATGCGCAGTGTGTGGGAGAAATTCAGCAGGGGCTGCTGGTGTTTCTCGGTGTGGAACGGGGAGATGATGCCGGTCGGCTGGAGAAGCTGCTTGAGCGTATTCTCAACTATCGAGTGTTTGCCGACGAAGATGGCCGGATGAATTTATCGCTACGAGATATCGGTGGCGGCATTCTACTGGTTTCCCAGTTCACGCTGGCGGCGGAGACCAGCAAAGGGCGCCGTCCCGGCTTTTCTACTGCAGCGGCTCCGGCGGATGCCGAGGCCTTATATGAGCAGGGGCTGGCCTGGTTGCGAGCGCGCCACGAGAACGTCGCGTGCGGGCAGTTCGGGGCGGATATGCAGGTGCGTCTCGTCAACGACGGCCCGGTAAGCTTTCTGCTTGAACAATAGTTCAGGCAGACTCGTGGAGGTGGCTGTAGTTCCCTGTTTTGTCTGTTTTTTCCTGATTTCGAATCCTGCGTCACAAAGTCATCTCTGTCGGGGAACGCTGTTCTCTGTTCGCGTCTAAAGGGCATCTTCATCCCAAAAGGAGAGAGCTCATGAATCGACAAACATTGAAAATCACCCTGCCACTGGTGCTGCTGGGTATTGGTTTTAGCAGCCCGCTGCTCGCCAAGGAATTCAGCTACAACTATGCCGAATTGGGTGTGGCTGATGTGGAAGTGGACGATAACGATGGCGACTATATCTACGGCGGGGGTTCGCTTTCACTGAATAGTGATGTTTTCATTCGCGGCTCGCTTGGCTCGCTGGATTTTGAGCCGGGTGAGGCCGATGTCATCAGTCTGGGGGTTGGTCACCCCATGTCGATTTCCCAGCGCAGTGATCTGGTGCTGGCGGTGGACTACAGCTATCTTGATCCCGATCGCGGGAGCGGTGATAGCGATACGCTGACGGCGAGTGCCATGTCGCGTACCTGGTTGACCAATAATGTCGAAGGTAACCTCTATGGCGGTTTTGCCTATGCCGACTACGATCGCGGCGATGACAGCGGTGCGATTCTCGGTGCGGGCATTCGCCTTTATGTCGCTCCCCAGATTTCTGTGGCAGCCGACTTCCGACGCAGCTTTGTCGGCGATCTGGATACCGACTCTATTGGTATCAGCGGCCGCGTACAGTTTTAATCCTGTATAAACGTTGCACATAAAAACGGCGCCTTGCAGGCGCCGTTTTTATGTCTGCGCGAAGCTGCCTAGTCACTCTGGCTGTTGTAGCCTTCGACGCGTTGCTGGAATCGCTGCTTCTTCCGATAGGGGAACACATCTGCCACAAAGCCGTCGCGGATTTTTTGTTGCAGACTTTGCCAGTACCCTGGGTCATACAGGTCGCTGTGCAGCTCGTCGAAGACTTTTTTGGCGCGCTGGTTCCCGGAAAAGAACAGGCGGAATTCCTCCGGGAAAACGTCCTCGGGCTTCACCTCGTACCAGGGCTGGGTGGCCATCGCCTGCTCCTCGGTTTTCGGCTCGGGGAGTTTGCGGAAGTTGCAATCTGTCAGCGGGCAGATTTCATCGTAGTCATAGAATACGACTCGACCGTGACGGGTGACCCCGAAGTTTTTCAGCAACATATCGCCGGGGAAAATATTACCGGCGGCAAGTTGCTTAATCGCGGTGCCGTACTCGTCCATGATGCTGTAAAGCTGTTGCTCATCGCAGTCTTTCAGGTACAGGTTGAGCGGTGTCATTTTGCGCTCGATGTACACGTGTTTGAGGATCAGCACGTTACCATTTTCCTCAACCAACGAGGGCGCTTCCTTGTAGAGCTCTTCAATCAGCTCGTCAGAGAAGCGGCGGCGATCAAAGGCAAGGTTGTTGAACTCTTGGGTGTCGGCCATGCGACCACCG comes from Spongiibacter tropicus DSM 19543 and encodes:
- the typA gene encoding translational GTPase TypA; its protein translation is MSDSISALRNIAIIAHVDHGKTTLVDKLLSQSGTLDRRNQDAERIMDSNDQEKERGITILAKNTAIRWNDYRINIVDTPGHADFGGEVERVMSMVDSVLLLVDAVDGPMPQTRFVTQKAFERGLKPIVVVNKVDRPGSRPDWVIDQVFDLFDRLGATDEQLDFPIVYASALNGVAGMEPDQLADDMTPLFEMIVDKVPVPEVDIDGPLQMQISALDYNSYVGVIGVGRITRGSMKPNEQVVVVGADGKQRKGRVLTIMGYHGLERVEVERAQAGDIVCITGIEGLNISDTLCAPSTPEALPPLSVDEPTVSMTFQVNDSPFAGKEGKFVTSRNIKDRLDQELIHNVALRVEQGDSPDKFKVSGRGELHLSVLIETMRREGFELGVSRPEVVQKEIDGVLQEPYEQVVIDVEEQHQGAVMEELGLRRAELTNMEPDGKGRVKLEFIAPARGLIGFRGQFLTLTSGSGIMTTVFDHYGEVKGGEMAGRQNGVLVSMVKGKTLAYGLFNLQDRGRLFLGHAEEIYEGQIIGLHSRSNDLVVNPTKAKQLTNVRASGTDDALTLTPPVRHTLEQALEFIEDDELVEVTPKSIRLRKKLLTENERKRAAK
- the dtd gene encoding D-aminoacyl-tRNA deacylase, whose product is MKALLQRVRQARVDVNAQCVGEIQQGLLVFLGVERGDDAGRLEKLLERILNYRVFADEDGRMNLSLRDIGGGILLVSQFTLAAETSKGRRPGFSTAAAPADAEALYEQGLAWLRARHENVACGQFGADMQVRLVNDGPVSFLLEQ
- the pip gene encoding prolyl aminopeptidase, with the translated sequence MLALYPDIKPYKTQHLSVQPPHQLYIEESGNPDGIPVLFVHGGPGGGCSPKGRCFFDPDVYRIILFDQRGCGRSTPHACLDENHTLALVEDMEVIREHLGVHQWMLFGGSWGSTLSLVYAQRYPKRVLAMILRGIFLCRPQDLQWFYAEGGASRLFPDYWQEFDEAAHRQGDENWMEAYHRQLHGDNELARMSAAKAWCHWEARCSTLRPSHDLEAQIMDTHSAVAMSHIENHFFLNDAFLLAQRQLENLDAIAEIPGVIVHGRYDMICPLDNAQYLHERWPASELLVVREAGHSAFEPGITDALIKATEEIAVLLARQFNGEGA